A region of the Bryobacteraceae bacterium genome:
ACCAACATTCCCTTCCTCGAAAATGTCGTCAATCATCCGGTCTTTCAGGAAGGAAAAGCGACGACGACATTTCTTGACAATCACCCGGAATTGTTCCGCTTCCGTCCGCGGCAGGACCGGGCCACGCGGCTGCTCACCTATCTGGCCGAGGTGGCGGTGAACGGCAATCCGGAGATGGCGCGCCGCCGGCCGCCGGAGGCCGTGCGCCAGCCTCCGGTGCCGCCGCACAACCCGGCGCCGCCCCCGCCGGGCACGCGGCAGCTGCTCGAGCAGCTCGGCCCCGAGGGCTTCGCGCAGTGGGTGCTGAAGCAGAAGCGGCTGCTGTTGACGGACACGACCATGCGCGACGCGCACCAGTCGCTGGTGGCCACGCGCCTGCGCACCTATGACATGCTGGCCATCGCCAACTTCTACGCGCACTCGCTCAGCGGGCTGTTTTCGCTCGAAATGTGGGGCGGGGCGACGTTCGACGTCGCCATGCGCTTCCTGCTCGAAGACCCGTGGGTGCGCCTCCAGAAGCTGAGACGGGAGATTCCGAACATCTGCTTCCAGATGCTGCTGCGCGCCTCCAACGCCGTCGGCTACACCGCCTATCCTGACAACGCCGTGCGCCGTTTCGTGGAGGTGGCCGCGCAGGAGGGCATCGACATCTTCCGCATCTTCGACTCGCTGAACTGGCTGCCGAACATGAAGGTCGCCATGGAGGCGGTGCGCCGCACCAACGCCGTCTGCGAGGCGGCCATCTGCTACACCGGCGACATTCTGGACCCGAAGCGCGACAAATATCCGCTCCAGTATTACGTGCGCCTGGCGAAAGAGCTCGAGAAAATGGGCGCGCACATGCTGGCCATCAAGGACATGGCCGGGCTGGTGAAGCCCTACGCCGCCTACCGGCTGGTGAAGGCGCTCAAGGACGAAATTTCGATTCCCATCCACTTCCATACGCACGACACGTCGGGCGTCAACGCGGCCTCCATCCTGAAGGCCGCCGAGGCGGGCGTCGACATTGCCGACGCGGCCATTTCGTCGATGAGCGGCTCGACGTCGCAGCCGAACCTCAACTCGATCGTCGCCGCGCTCCAGCACGATCCGAAGCGCGCCACCGGACTCGACTTCGAGGCCCTCAACACCTGCTCGGACTACTGGGAGACGGTGCGGGCCAACTACGCGCCCTTCGACACGGCGCCGCGCTCGGGCACGGCCGACGTTTACATCCACGAGATGCCGGGCGGACAGTACACGAACCTGCGCGAGCAGGCCGAAAGCCTCGGCTTGGGCCACCGGTGGCCGGAGATCGCGCGGATGTATGCCGAGGTCAACCGCGCCTTTGGCGACATCGTCAAGGTGACGCCGTCGTCGAAGGTGGTGGGCGACATGGCGCTGTTCCTCATCCAGCACGGCATGACGGTGAGCGAGTTTGAAAACCTCGGGCCCAACCACTCGCTGAACATCCCGAACTCGGTGGTGGAGATGTTCGAGGGCGCGCTCGGCGAGCCCGAGGGCGGCTGGCCGCCGAAGATCGCCTCGGTGATCCTGAAGGGCCGCAAGCCGCGCCGCGGGCGTCCCGGCGCGAAGCTGCCACCGGTGGACTGGGAGGAGACGCGCGCGCAGATCGAGAAGAAGACCGGACACAGCCCCTCAGAGACCGACCTGCTCAGCTATGTGATGTACCCGGACGTCTACGTGAAGTTCGACCGGGCGCGCGCGGCCTACGGCGACCTGACGGTGCTGCCCTCGCCGGCCTTCTTTTACGGACTCAGGCCGGGCGAGGAGATCACCGTCGACATCGAGCCCGGCAAGACGCTGATCATCAAGTACACGGCCACCGGCGATCCGCACCCCGACGGCACCCGCACCGTCTTTTTCGAGCTGAACGGGCAGCCGCGCGAGATCACCGTGCGCGACCGCTCCATCAGGGCGGAGGCGCGAGCGCAGCCGAAGGCCGACCCCGCAAAGGAAGGCCACGTGGGGGCGCCAATCCCCGGCGCGGTCACTTCGATCGCCGTCGAGCTGAACCAGATGGTGAAACAGGGCGACAAACTGCTGGTGCTTGAAGCGATGAAGATGCAGACCACCGTCTACGCGCCCATCAGCGGCAAGGTGACCGAACGCCATGTCACCGTCGGACAGACGGTGGAACCGAAGGACCTACTGCTGGTGATCACGCCGGTCTCCTGACCGGCGCCATCAGCGCTGCGGAGATGGCTGCGCCAGCGCCGCAGCCGGGGCGCGCAATTCCGCTCATGCGCTCCTCCGGGGCTCCGATAAGGGGTTCGAGGAGAGCGTTGCATGGCATTTGTCGACTGGAAACCCGAATACAGCGTGGGGCACATGGAAATCGACCAGCAGCACCAGAAGCTGGTCGCCATCATCAACCAGCTTTACGATGCGATGAAGGCGGGCGGCCGGCCCGAGGAGCTGATGCGGATCATGGACGAGCTGGTCAGCTACACGCGCTATCACTTCGCCCACGAGGAGAAGCTGATGGAAAAGGCCGGCTACACGGATCTGGCGGCGCACCGGCGCGTGCACCGGGCGATGGTGGAGCAGGTGGAGAAGCTCCGCCGGGAGGCGGGTTCAAGCCGGGCGGGCTTTTCCATCAAGCTGATGGGCTTCCTGAAGAACTGGCTCACGGACCACATCCTGGGCACGGACCGCAAGTATGCGCCGGTGCTGAAGTCGGCCGGCGTCTGAGGCAGTGGCGCGGCGGCGCGGGCAGTGGTAGACAGGAGTCATGTTGCGACTCCTGTCTTTCTGGATTCTTCTGCCTCTGCTGGCGCCGGCGCAGTCTCAGCCGGGGCTCGACCCGGGGATGAAAACGATCGTCCAGGTGGCGATCGTCACGCGCGACATTGAAACGTCCGCCAAACGCTGGGCGGCCGTGCTCGGCCTGCCGGCGCCCTCGATCACAACGACGCGGCCGGGCGAGGAAGTCAAGGTCGTCTACAAGGGCAAGCCATCGACCGGGCGAGCCAAACTGGCCTTCTTCCGCCTGGGCCAGGTGGTGCTGGAGCTGATTGAGCCGGTGGGCGGGGACACCTCCTGGCGGCAGTTCCTCGACGAACACGGCGAGGGCGTGCAGCACCTGGGCTTCCAGGTGGAACAGCTCGACCAGGCGATTGCGCGCGCGGCGCAGATGGGCATGCCGGTTCTCCACCGCGGCCGCTACGACCGCGACAACGGAGACTATGTTTACATCGACAGCGAAAAGCTGCTCGGCGTCACCCTCGAGTTCCTGCACTCGGATAAAAAATAGCCGGGCGGCGCGCCGCCGCGAACCGCCTCAGTAGGAATACGGGTGCAGGACCATGGTCAAAAACGCGATGAGCACCTCGCCTTCGTTGAAGGCGCAGTGGCCGAAGCGCAGCACCGGGTAGCGCACCAGCAGATACGACCTGCCCGCCTGGGAGACCTTCTGTGCATACAGCGACTCCTGCCACGCCGGCACCACCGGATCCCAGGCCGTGTGCAGCGTGACGAGCGGGCGCGACAGTTTGCCGGTGGTCTGATACTTGGCCAGCTCGTTCAGCGCCGCCGGGGCCGCGGAGAACCGGGCCACACGCAGGTTGAGCAGAAAGTCGTTCAGCGAACCGGAATACCAGCGCCGGCTATTGTCAAACGGATTGCCGCCGAGCGTGGCCAGTGCGTCATTGGTTGCGAACACGTTGTACCAGAGCGCTGATAGAACTGCCTCGCCGGCATTGGCCGGATTCAGGCCGATGGGAATTTTGCCCGTCGAGACAAGCTGCGCTGTTTTGAGCGGGCTCGCCTGGAGCGCAGCGGCGATGGCCGGAACGTAGGTACTGTCCCAGCCGGTCATCAGGCTTTCGGGGATGGTGATGTTGCCAGGCGTCCAGGCACTGCCGAGCACGTTCGGAAAGAAATAGTCAAACAGCACCCGAACGTCACCGAAATAATCGATCTGCTTCCGGAAGTCGCCGATGGGGCCGCAGGCGGCCAGCCCGCCGTTCAGCCTGTCCGGATTCGCCTCCAGCGCCTTGGCCGCGACCAGGCCACCTTCAGAGACGCCGGTGACGAAGACCCGCGCGGGCGTCTGATGGAACGTGTCCTGGAAGATGCCGATCAACGCCATCGTGTCGGCGACGCCCTGGAGCACGGCCAGCCCGTTCTTGGAAAAGCTGGACGCCGCAAAGCCGAAGCCGTATTGCGTGATCAGATCCGGCAGGGATGGGCCGCCGGGCAGCGTCAGGTGCGCCTTCCAGGCGTCCGGCCCGGCGCCCACAGGCACATACCCGTGGGCGAACAGCACGAGTCCGCCGTTCCAGCCGCTCGTGGGCATGCAGACGAGGTAGCGGGCGCCGTTGGACGCCGTTCCCTCCTTGCAGTTCGGGGCCGCCGCGGCCGAAGATGCCAGGGCCATGGCGAATGCAAGAATCGCGAAACAGACCCAAAGCTTGCGCATGATTCCTCCTTGGCGGGACGTGTCCCTCTGAAACGCCCGCGCCCAAGTGTAGGGCAGCCTGCGGAGAAATGGAAGGCGACCGCCGTAACAGTACGGCTGGAACTTCGCGGGAGGCGGCTCAGGTTCTGTAGCTGGCGTTGATGTCGATGTAGCCGTGCGTCAGGTCGCACGTCCAGAAGGTGGCCTTGCCGCTGCCATCGCCGCGGATCACGAACAGGATTTCCACCTCGCTGCGGTCGAGCGCGTGCTGAAGCGCGGCCTCGTCGAACGGCGCCGCCAGTCCGTTGCGGCAGACGCGCACTCCCTGGAGGAAGATGTCGACGCGCGCCGGGTCGAAGTCGACGCCGGAATAGCCGGCCGCGGCGAGGATGCGGCCCCAGTTCGGGTCGCTGCCGGCGATGGCCGTCTTGACAAGGGGCGAGTTGGCGATGGCGCGGGCGATGCCGGTGGCGGTGCGTTCGCTGGCAGCGCCCTCCACGCGGATCTCAATGAACTTCTTCGCCCCCTCGCCGTCCCGCGCGATCTGGCGTGCCAGCGACTGGCACACTTCGTCAAGCGCGGCCTGAAAGGCCTCGCGGCCGGGGCGCTTCCCGCTGGCCCCGTTGGCCATCACCAGCAGCATGTCGTTGGTGGACATGTCGCCGTCGACGCTCAGCCGGTTGTAGCTGCGCTCGACGGCCGCCTTGAGATGCGCGCGGAGCTGGCGCGCCGGCACCTCGGCATCGGTCATCACGAAGCCCAGCGTCGTGGCCATGTTCGGGTGGATCATGCCGGAGCCTTTTGTCATGCCGGCGATGCGCACGCCGCCGGTTTCGGCGAAGGCGACCTTGCGTACAAGGTCCGTGGTGAGGATCGCGTCGGCGGCGTCGAGGAAGCGGTCCGGGCTGAGTCCGGCCACAAGCGCGGGCAGGGCGTTGAGGATCCGCGCCGGATCGAGTTCGACGCCGATGACGCCCGTCGAGGCCGGCAGGACTTCGGCCGGATGGCAGCCGAGCCGGCGCGCGGCGGCTTTCGTCGTCTGAAGGGCGACGCGCTCGCCGGTGCGCGTAGCGCAGTTGGCGTTGCCGGCATTGACGAGCACGGCGCGCGCCAGGCCGCCGGTCTCCTCCAGGTAGCGCCGCGCCACCACCACGGGCGCTGCCTGCACGCGGTTGGTGGTGAAAACGGCCGCCGCCCGGGCGGGCGCGTCGGAGACGATCAGCGCAAGATCGTCTTTTTCCACTTTCCGAATTCCGGCATAAACCGAGGAATAACGGTATCCTGCGGGCAAATTCACGGCTGATTTTCTCCCAGAATGTCGCGTTCCGTAATCCGGTGGCCGTTGAGAAATGCGGCCGCGTCCATGCGTTTTTTCCCTTCCGGCTGGAGCTCGAGGACTTCGAGCACGGTCCCTTCGCCGCAGGCGATCAAGAGGCGGCGGCCGTAGGAAAACATCTTGCCGGGGACGGCCGGCGATTCGGTCTCGGCGGGGCGGCAACGCCACAGATACAGGCGCTGGCCGCGCCACCACGTCCAGGCGCCGGGCCACGGCTGAAAACCACGCGCGCGGTTGGCGATCTTTGCGGCCGGCCAGCGGAAGTCGACGAGGCCGTCCTCGCGCTTCAGGATCGGGGCGAGCGTAGCCCGGGAATGGTCCTGCGGGACGGGGGTGATGGTTCCCGCTGCCAGGCCTTCCAGCGCCTTGACCAGAAGCCGCGCGCCGAGTGGCGCGAGCCGCGCGGCCAGCTCCGGGGCAGTCTCTTCCGGGCCGATCGCGACAGCTTCCTGAAGGAGGATGTCGCCGGTGTCGAGCCCTGCGTCGATCCGCATGATGGTGACGCCCGTCCCCGTTTCTCCGTTGGCGATGGCCCACTGGATGGGCGCCGCGCCGCGGTATTTCGGCAAAAGGGACGCGTGGACATTGAGAATGCCAAGCGGCGGAATGTCGATGATCGCCTGCGGGATGATCTGCCCGTAGCCGACCACGGCCATCGCATCCGGCTTCAGTGCCGCGAGCTCCTCGACCGAGTGGCGGATGCGCTCCGGCTGGCGCACTTCGAGCCCAAGCCGCAGCGCCGCTTCCTTCACCGGGGGCGGCTTCAGCTCCTGTTTGCGCCCTGCCGGGCGGTCCGGCTGCGTGTAGACGGCGCACACATCATGCCCCGCCTGCACCAGCGCCTCCAGCGAGGGCACGGCGAACTCAGGCGTGCCCAGAAAGACGAGCTTCACCCTTTCAGAATAGCCGCGCGACGGCGCGGTCAGTCCGCCCGCAGCGGCGCGCCTGGCGCGGCGGCGGCGCGCTTCGGCGAGCCACGTTCAATCTCCCGCAGCGCGATCTGGCCCTTGCGGACTTCGTCGAGCGCGACCGTGAGTATGCGCAGCGCTTCGCCAGGGGCGTGGAAGCCGACCGAGTTTTCGGCCTCAACGTAATCGATGAAGAACTGGGCCTTGCGCTGCGCTTCCCAGGCAGGTTTCAGTTGCGCATCGGCGGCGCCCGCTCTGCGCGCTTTCTCCGCCTCGTCGATCAGGTCCATCAGCGCGTCCATGGCGATATTGCGCGCGCCCATGAAGCGCTCCTGGATCTGCTCGGCGCGGGCCTTGATCTCCTGTTCGGAGAAGCGGTGGCAGCCCTGGCAGGCGCGGTTGATGTTGAGCAGCGGGCTGCGGACGTGGTGGTCGCTGATCTTCATGCCGCCTTCGCGCTTGTAGGGCATGTGGCAGTCGGCGCAGGCGACGCCGGAGCGCGCGTGGATGCCCTGATTCCACATCTCGAACTCGGGGTGCTGCGCCTTGAGCGCGGGTG
Encoded here:
- the pyc gene encoding pyruvate carboxylase is translated as MALNRGEIAIRIFRAANELGLKTVAIYSQEDRLSLHRFKADEAYLVGQGLGPVQAYLDIDGIVALAREKGVDAIHPGYGFLSENPRLARACQEAGITFVGPSPELLEQLGDKTAARRLARRAGVPTLDGSDHPVRTVAQARKAAEATGYPLILKAAHGGGGRGMRIVHRSEDLEARFHEASHEAQAAFGSGELLVERYIRHAKHVEVQVLGDTQGNLVHLWERDCSVQRRHQKIVEVAPAFSLELDLRRALCEAALRLCRAAGYYSAGTVEFLVDTETGEWFFIEVNPRIQVEHTVTEVVTGIDIVRAQIQVAQGLRLHGPEMAIPPQEEIRVFGAALQCRITTEDPAKNFVPDYGRITTYRSPAGFGIRLDGASAYGGAVITPYYDSLLVKITAWGNDFRIACQRMDRALREFRIRGVKTNIPFLENVVNHPVFQEGKATTTFLDNHPELFRFRPRQDRATRLLTYLAEVAVNGNPEMARRRPPEAVRQPPVPPHNPAPPPPGTRQLLEQLGPEGFAQWVLKQKRLLLTDTTMRDAHQSLVATRLRTYDMLAIANFYAHSLSGLFSLEMWGGATFDVAMRFLLEDPWVRLQKLRREIPNICFQMLLRASNAVGYTAYPDNAVRRFVEVAAQEGIDIFRIFDSLNWLPNMKVAMEAVRRTNAVCEAAICYTGDILDPKRDKYPLQYYVRLAKELEKMGAHMLAIKDMAGLVKPYAAYRLVKALKDEISIPIHFHTHDTSGVNAASILKAAEAGVDIADAAISSMSGSTSQPNLNSIVAALQHDPKRATGLDFEALNTCSDYWETVRANYAPFDTAPRSGTADVYIHEMPGGQYTNLREQAESLGLGHRWPEIARMYAEVNRAFGDIVKVTPSSKVVGDMALFLIQHGMTVSEFENLGPNHSLNIPNSVVEMFEGALGEPEGGWPPKIASVILKGRKPRRGRPGAKLPPVDWEETRAQIEKKTGHSPSETDLLSYVMYPDVYVKFDRARAAYGDLTVLPSPAFFYGLRPGEEITVDIEPGKTLIIKYTATGDPHPDGTRTVFFELNGQPREITVRDRSIRAEARAQPKADPAKEGHVGAPIPGAVTSIAVELNQMVKQGDKLLVLEAMKMQTTVYAPISGKVTERHVTVGQTVEPKDLLLVITPVS
- a CDS encoding lactoylglutathione lyase: MRLLSFWILLPLLAPAQSQPGLDPGMKTIVQVAIVTRDIETSAKRWAAVLGLPAPSITTTRPGEEVKVVYKGKPSTGRAKLAFFRLGQVVLELIEPVGGDTSWRQFLDEHGEGVQHLGFQVEQLDQAIARAAQMGMPVLHRGRYDRDNGDYVYIDSEKLLGVTLEFLHSDKK
- the fmt gene encoding methionyl-tRNA formyltransferase yields the protein MKLVFLGTPEFAVPSLEALVQAGHDVCAVYTQPDRPAGRKQELKPPPVKEAALRLGLEVRQPERIRHSVEELAALKPDAMAVVGYGQIIPQAIIDIPPLGILNVHASLLPKYRGAAPIQWAIANGETGTGVTIMRIDAGLDTGDILLQEAVAIGPEETAPELAARLAPLGARLLVKALEGLAAGTITPVPQDHSRATLAPILKREDGLVDFRWPAAKIANRARGFQPWPGAWTWWRGQRLYLWRCRPAETESPAVPGKMFSYGRRLLIACGEGTVLEVLELQPEGKKRMDAAAFLNGHRITERDILGENQP
- the argJ gene encoding arginine biosynthesis bifunctional protein ArgJ translates to MNLPAGYRYSSVYAGIRKVEKDDLALIVSDAPARAAAVFTTNRVQAAPVVVARRYLEETGGLARAVLVNAGNANCATRTGERVALQTTKAAARRLGCHPAEVLPASTGVIGVELDPARILNALPALVAGLSPDRFLDAADAILTTDLVRKVAFAETGGVRIAGMTKGSGMIHPNMATTLGFVMTDAEVPARQLRAHLKAAVERSYNRLSVDGDMSTNDMLLVMANGASGKRPGREAFQAALDEVCQSLARQIARDGEGAKKFIEIRVEGAASERTATGIARAIANSPLVKTAIAGSDPNWGRILAAAGYSGVDFDPARVDIFLQGVRVCRNGLAAPFDEAALQHALDRSEVEILFVIRGDGSGKATFWTCDLTHGYIDINASYRT